The Primulina eburnea isolate SZY01 chromosome 18, ASM2296580v1, whole genome shotgun sequence genome segment GTGGATACATGAGTATTAAATCCCGTTGGACCAGATTTTGCCAACCCAAAGTCTGAGAGCTTTGCATGAAATTCCTACACAGACAAAATGATCACTTCTAACATAAATTACAACAAGAAATAAGGATAATAGAAAATCTTATTCAAATACAACATACCGAATCTAACAAAATGTTTGATGTTTTGAAATCACGATAAATGACGGGCGACTCGGAGTCGTGAAGAAAACACAGCCCTCGAGCTGCAGCTGCAGCAACCTTGATCCTTGTTTCCCAGGAAAGAGGTGGCGCATTTTCTGCATTAGAAGAAATGTTGATGCTAATTTCTTGTTTATGacaggaattttatattatagtTAACTAATATCTTTATTATAGAAGAATTATAAATATAAAGATTAAATTATTTACTTTTGAATAAGTGATTCTCCAAGCTGCCACCGGGCATGAATTCATAAACCAAGATTCGGTCTTCGTCTTCTAATGAATATCCAATGAGTTTTACAAGATTTGGATGCCTAAGCCGACCCAAATAGTTCACTTCTGActgcccaaaaaaaaaaacaagagggAAAATTAATGGGAAAGGATGAATGATGATTATATATGGACTGCTGTCATTATTTACACAATCAGAATTAAATAAATCGATATTCTGCCAATGCAAGTTTACTTTGCATCATCAAATATATGAAAGTTTGCATTTTTCGTCTTATATGTTTTTTTCTTTGTGATTTTAGTCCTTTAtgttattaaatttaattttagctAGTCATGTATCTTCgaattttagtcttttttcATTGAAATGTTGATGTGTTACTTTACACGTTAACATTATATTATTGTCACATCAACATCACGTAGAAAAAGACTAAAATTACTAAGGAAAACAAAGTTAGGAGCCTAAAACTGAAATTTAACAACATAGATGATCAAAATCACAAAAACGCAAATTTATAGAACATAAAAAAGGAACTTTTCCTAAAATATATTTGTGATACAAGGAACCTATTATCCACGTACGATATGTTTTGTAAGTGGAAAAATCGGAAAAATTCTTGCAAGTTGGCATATTTTTgcttttgattatataaatcttgaaaaaaatatattctttTTTAGTACTTTTTCGTCAAAGTGCCAACGTGGCGTAAACTCGTCAGCAATATCCAGGATCATGTTAATATTATCGACACATTGTCAGTACTATATAAAAAAGAACTAAAAGTGGGAAAAAAATACTTATTgcaaaaataccaaactttgaTGATTTGTGGGGCTAAAAACCAAAGCAATTCTTAAATTACATGACGATTTCGCTAATTTTTCCTTTTGTAAACGATACTCCATACCTAGGAGTGTGTGTaggcataaaaaattataatgtaACATTTGATATTACACCATATACCATTTTAATTAAATACTTACATCGTTTTCAATAAGGTTACACGAAATATATAGTAAATGTAAAATGCAAAAGATCATTTAAAACGATGTATTTGTCATTTTTCAGGATaagaaaattaattaatgtaatAAAATTACCAAGAATGGGAACAAAACTAACCAACCACTCCTTATGACCCTGGAAACCTCGAGGTATCGACATCTTGATAGCGACTTCCATGCCCGATCCAGGCCTTGCAGCGGCGAAAGTTTCCTCATCCAACCACCCTTTGTAAACACGGCCGAAACCTCCTTCGCCGAGCAAATTATCCTTGCAAAAATTCGAGGTGGCTTTCTTAAGTTCATTAAACTTAAATGCCTTTAGATATGGTGACGATAATATCTCACTCTCTGATCTCGGCATTGGTAATTTACTAGATTTCCCATGTTCCATCGATGTCTCCGGATTCGTGGTTGCTAAGGAGGAACTAGGTTTCTCAAGTCTTGGAATAGTGTCGGGTGTTGGCAATTGTGAACAACTAGCTTTAGGGTTCTTGTTGTGAGGCTGGTGGGAAAGATTCGGAGTGGGCAATGGATGACTCTTTTGGTGAGTTTGATCCTCCATATTTACTGAAAATTCaattaagaaaattattttatgttttttaagaaattaacatgacaaacacacacacacacatatatgattaagtctcttgtgagacggtatcacataTCTTTATTTGTATTACAGTCAACAATATTCATATTTACGATAAAAAATGGCATTTTTGGCATAAACAGTAGCACTTTGTCATGCGATACTCAAATTGAAGATATGTCTCATATAAttgagagtgagtctcatgtgagaccgtctcacgggtcataattcgtgagacgggtcaactctacccatattcacgataaaaagtaatactcttagcataaaaaattatactttttcatgggtgatccaaataagagatccgtctcacaaatacgacccgtgagaccgtctcacacaagtttttgcctataatTGATCTATGAAACTGTTTTACAAaagtttttgtgtgtgtgtgtatatatatatcataattcttcaaacttctttatatatatatatatatcttaaacaaggcaaaaacttgtgtgagacggtctcacgggtcgtatttgtgagacggatctcttatttggttcacccatgaaaaagtattactttttatactaagggtgtgtttggttgagtggattaaataaggatagattaatagacAAATAtgtatcgttaaaattttaagatgttttaataatcattttgacccggtttaagatccaattttattaatcaaatagttatccataaaattggagcttaaaccgggtcaaaatgattattaaaacaacttaaaattttaacgataaatatttgactattaatctatccttatttaatccactccaccaaacacaccctaagaatattactttttattgtgaatatggatagggttgacctgtctcacagattatgatccgtgatatGGTAGACCCACTCCTTAAACAAATATATCGAGAATCTTGGATCACGAATTGTGGTACTTTTGAATCCCCTATGCAAACCCTAATAACTGTATAACATTTCAGACGAGAACGATGCATGATTCTCTTTAACAAAACCCGAAAGCGAACCGATAATTGGCTCAATATTAACGCAAAAATGCATGCATACAGACACATAATGTCGATTATAAATTGGAATATCAAATTTAAGATGAAAAAAATAAGGATAATATAGAGGAAGAAAAGATTACCTGAAAACGAAGGTTGATTCGACGATCTTTTATGACTTCCCACGTCGAAATTATTATCTAATTCCACAAAAATTTGCTTCTGCCTTTGACTTGAATTGGTATTGCCAACATTAATATCATGAAGATTTGTTGAATTATTCTCGATTCCcacattttcttgatttctgcCTACACTGGGATCACCCTTATTTTCAAGAGAATTTATTGTGCCATCATCGTATTCCTTTACCACTTTCTTATTCCTTCGAATGCAATTTCCCATTCTAAGAACGAAGACCTTTCTAGAACTATGCAAAAAACACCcgaaaaaattcaagaaaacaactTCTTTCGACGTGGTTTCCACCATTTTTTTGTCTTCTTCTCCATCCTCGTTTTCGCgaggagaagaagaagaaaaatgttGGGTGAAAAAGAAATACGTCATGACTCAtgaggataatcaaacaaaggCTAAAAAGGAAGACTAATATTAATGACTGATGCTACATATACATCAATATTTGTACATCAATTTGCACAACACATGAAATCCAATACAAAAATTCAatttgtcaaaatctcagcaTACATTGAATACAAAATCTCGCGATATAACAGCAAAAATCTAGCTGATATAAGTTGTAAATATCTATAGCGATATAGAAAAAAATCAGTGTCATTTTCCATAACGAATTTAATAATGTTAAGTAACTTTGATGATTCTAAAATTTATATTAAcctattttaattatatatttaaaataaattgtctTTTTTTTTAGTTGAAGGGCTTTTGGGTAATGTTGCCCTATCTAATTGCCCAAAATATCTTTATTTGCTAAAACAATTCTGCTTTATTGGCTAAAAAAGTGGCAAGAATGAAGAAAATTTTGATAATGTATAAATTTTGACCATTGACCGAGAAGCGATAAGACAATAATGCCCTTGAAAAATACATATAAGTAAATTTTCAAGAAGTATCAAGGTAGTGACAATAATGTCAGTCAAAGTTGGtaataaatatattcattttgaATAAGTCGTTTACTGGGGAAAAAATTGTTGAATAAATTCGGTCAATGTTTGTTAGGGTTTCAACGTATTTCACTCCTAACCACAGTTAGAGTTTTCCAGAAAAGATCgtttaaattttgaataataaaaggcAAAAAGGTTAAGGAATAAAGTAAATATTCAAATTTAGAATCGAAAACTTTGACCAGAAAAATGTACGTACCTAATTAATATCTGGTTTATAACATATCTGATATCGAGATTTTATGTTTGTGATGAGATTTCGGGTTCGAAATCAAATGGTACAAACTCTTTCTCAAGTTAACAAAAAAAGTACCTAAATTGTGGTGTTAATGCTATTGCAATGAACAAAaaggttaatttttttttaaaaaaaagtgttTGGATACAAATGTAtttatctttaaaaaaattgagtagatttttgaagaaaattgtATAAAAGAACATTTTGGATGCGTAATAcatcttaaaaaataaaattatatttttggtcaTGTAACAGttgtatattttatatttttaatcatgTCATTGATTAATTTACAATCTGAATCcattaattttcattattttcgaTTGTAGACCTTTTTCATCGGAGTGATTGTGTACGTGGCGTCAGAAAATGATGACGTGACGTCGAAAATTACAGACGTGGCAAAAGATTTTGTTGGTGTGTTTGATGTCATATCAGTACTCACCCTGGTTGAAAAAGATTAAAATCGAGGGAAAAACACAAGTTATGGACTAAGACGCAGCGAATTAATTGATAATACgacaaaaatgaaaattttgtaaTTTACGGGAACAAAAAAGTAAATTTTTCATCTTAAAAAACATGGaaatatactttttcatggcAACTTTAGTTTTTATACTTTGAATGTAACAGTAAACGAGAATGCTTATTTAATTAATGAGTTCCAAGCAAAAGTTATTAAAAAAGGTAGTGTTTCAATTTCTTAAAAAAAGTAAACTTTGTAATATAATCATTTTTTAAGCATTTGCAAATACTATCATATTAATTTCTGGTTTCTTGATTTCGGTTTgagatttttcaaaattgaaaaaaaaaaaagaagaagctaatattataatattttaagatAAATTTAAAGTGTTTTCTctagaaattttgaaataatttctcCGTCTAAATCcaataaaatttaaatcaattttttttttccattacATAAAATTATTAAACTTATCATAGATCAAGTTTGATTGTTTCTTCTCCTCAAGGTAATTATCAATCACAGATAATCTAGATATAATTATTTACTCGGTTACTTGTAAACATAAAAGAATTGAGCAAGCGCCGACCTTAATTCTGAGCTAGAATCGAGCGTTTATCACTTTGTAAAAActttagatttttttatttaattaaatatattttcattttaaatgcatttttcGTTCAACGACGATCAAATAGAACATGCAAATTTTTGTAAAATGAAAAGACACATAGTGTATTAAATtgaaaaaagaagaaaacaTAAATTAATCAGAGTCTCTATTGTTTAATTTTCACAATTAATTGCTTATATTAGTAAAATAAGGTCAAATATTCATTTAACCTATTCTTCTTCATTTTTAGTCAAACTTAGGTGAAGAATACTTGTAAAAATCGTTAATCAAATCCTTGAAATTATTTAATCCGGGCAGTGTTTATTTTTCTCTCGAATCCAATTTATAATACATAGAAAGCCACAATTTTCTAACACGATAATATTTTCTAGTGTGGACGTGTTCTCCTCTTAAAAAACTATTGGCATAATGGAGAGTTGATGCCTTTTAAGCACTCAACATACTCTGTAGATGGTGTATATTTTCTTATGAGATGTGGGCTTAGGGGCCTCAATCACCGTTATTTATAGGCGTTTCTCATACCATCGATGAGTGTATCAGGAGCCGAGAGTCAAAAAAAGAAGCGTGTACGcattcaatttctgaagttGAGGCTGCATATGTATGTTTTGTCAAAAGTTGTAGGCAATGGCCGTCGCCatttcttacacgatttttttcTTCCTTTGATATGTGTCATTTTTTCTTACACTACATGATCTTCTCTTTGAGCGAATCATTTGGTTTATTTTTTGAACTATATTTTTCTATAATAAGGGTAAAGAATATGGAACATGATTAAGAGCGATTTGGAGACCATGACTCATATATAAATAATGTTCATCATTATCTTCtgatatttttgttttaatcatcataaaaacagaaattatACTTATGTGTCTACACATTAAAATCCAACAATCTATTAGATATATTGAAACTCAATAACCGtaaacataaattaatcatTTTATTTTAGGCTTAACTCAATCGACGATACAAAATGCATAATTATCACATATAAGCcgatataaataaaattgatccaATATATAAAGTCTATGTTCTTGCTTCATGTCTGACCAACGGAAAGTGTTTAGTTGGTCTATTTATGTTAAATTAGAATTTAGAAACCTATAGTAACTTGAGTTAAATACGAAGTTCATTATATACAGTCGTATTTGCACAAACATGCAGCCCACGTCTGACTTTTATCAGTAGATCGAAAGACCGCAGTGTCTCGTGGAAAATCAAGTGACCCATCACATTTAAGGAATTCTATAGATTAAATTAAATGATTAGttttatcataaattaaaataaaattcagaTAAGATCACAACATTTTAtggccaaaaaaaaaattgcataaatattttaagcagACAATTTTAGTTAGTTACCAGAATTCATGCCATATTTACGTGTTCTGCTCTTGTAGTTCCCATGCATACTCTACTGTCTTTTATACGTGTTCTGCTCCTGTACTTCCTttgcacatatatatatatatatatatatatatatatatatatatatatatatatatatatatatatatatatatatatatatatatatatatatatatatgtataaaataaagtttCGAATAAAATATCATTACACTA includes the following:
- the LOC140819525 gene encoding probable serine/threonine-protein kinase PBL18 yields the protein MVETTSKEVVFLNFFGCFLHSSRKVFVLRMGNCIRRNKKVVKEYDDGTINSLENKGDPSVGRNQENVGIENNSTNLHDINVGNTNSSQRQKQIFVELDNNFDVGSHKRSSNQPSFSVNMEDQTHQKSHPLPTPNLSHQPHNKNPKASCSQLPTPDTIPRLEKPSSSLATTNPETSMEHGKSSKLPMPRSESEILSSPYLKAFKFNELKKATSNFCKDNLLGEGGFGRVYKGWLDEETFAAARPGSGMEVAIKMSIPRGFQGHKEWLSEVNYLGRLRHPNLVKLIGYSLEDEDRILVYEFMPGGSLENHLFKKNAPPLSWETRIKVAAAAARGLCFLHDSESPVIYRDFKTSNILLDSEFHAKLSDFGLAKSGPTGFNTHVSTQVMGTEGYCDPKYRTTGKLTVKCDVYSFGVVLLELLTGRHAIDETKCDEEKNLVHWVKLHVHENGKVFRIMDTKLEGQYPKRGAYVAANLALCCVNVEPKYRPPMTEILEILENLPSHKHHNNGSP